Proteins co-encoded in one Sparus aurata chromosome 18, fSpaAur1.1, whole genome shotgun sequence genomic window:
- the tmem216 gene encoding transmembrane protein 216 isoform X1 translates to MAPGSQPILSSTPLQVLFYLNSWYFAAFCLAEILMFIYKGILLPYPSDNLVLDVVLLLLFLGLETLRIFYGWKGNLCERSLASCVSLFILIPCVALAVYYLLLQTFVLRLEFLLSAVLLCFYSLEFLLGLLSVSAFSRSKVY, encoded by the exons ATGGCGCCCG GGAGCCAACCAATC cTCTCGTCCACTCCCCTGCAGGTGCTCTTCTACCTGAACAGCTGGTACTTCGCTGCCTTCTGTCTGGCAGAGATCCTCATGTTCATCTATAAAG GGATTTTACTGCCCTACCCATCTGATAATCTGGTTCTGGAtgtggttctgctgctgctcttcctcgGTCTGGAGACTCTCCGGATCTTTTACG GTTGGAAGGGGAACTTGTGTGAGCGTTCTCTGGCCTCCTGCGTCTCGCTTTTCATCCTGATCCCCTGTGTGGCGCTGGCTGTTTActacctgctgctgcagaccTTTGTTCTGCGGCTGGAGTTCCTCCTCAGCGCCGTCCTGCTCTGCTTCTACAGCCTCGAGTTCCTGCTTGGACTTCTCTCCGTGTCCGCATTCTCCAG
- the tmem216 gene encoding transmembrane protein 216 isoform X2 produces the protein MFIYKGILLPYPSDNLVLDVVLLLLFLGLETLRIFYGWKGNLCERSLASCVSLFILIPCVALAVYYLLLQTFVLRLEFLLSAVLLCFYSLEFLLGLLSVSAFSRSKVY, from the exons ATGTTCATCTATAAAG GGATTTTACTGCCCTACCCATCTGATAATCTGGTTCTGGAtgtggttctgctgctgctcttcctcgGTCTGGAGACTCTCCGGATCTTTTACG GTTGGAAGGGGAACTTGTGTGAGCGTTCTCTGGCCTCCTGCGTCTCGCTTTTCATCCTGATCCCCTGTGTGGCGCTGGCTGTTTActacctgctgctgcagaccTTTGTTCTGCGGCTGGAGTTCCTCCTCAGCGCCGTCCTGCTCTGCTTCTACAGCCTCGAGTTCCTGCTTGGACTTCTCTCCGTGTCCGCATTCTCCAG